A genomic stretch from Penaeus vannamei isolate JL-2024 chromosome 6, ASM4276789v1, whole genome shotgun sequence includes:
- the LOC113815370 gene encoding uncharacterized PE-PGRS family protein PE_PGRS54 isoform X38, which produces MEGSSRVLLSLLVAGLAVLPHLVNARSPTPNIHICHSLTCPEQDAFYAHPTFCTDYVHCVAGVPYVKKCPSNLNFNAVKGACDHPRDAHCTPFKTSCELTSPFVPGGVTDDLVTCDCEGPCIKPHPYRCDAFYHCDAAGVEHLTKCPGDLMFNAMVEQCDLPENTKCEPAPSCSCDNCRYPSSEKCSAYWLCEGGQAVQHFCSNGLLFNRDTSQCDLAINVDCSEGAWEEGAFLETACVDRRLDCPKFVKDGGCQCSGSNCDWQSFVLRNCPKSCGSCKVNKMISKRTFALEEKGLKRKHHSSKESGSKESGSKESGSKESGSKESGSKESGSKESGSKESGSKESGSKESGSKESGSKESGSKESGSKESGSKESGSKESGSKESGSKESGSKESGSKESGSKESGSKESGSNESHKPGHSHECGGNGGSGSGGGGGDGGSGGGGGDGGSGGGGGDGGSGGDGGSGGGGGSGGDGGNGGEGGNGGNNGNGGSGGGSGGGGEGGNGVGGGSGSGGGDGGNGGSGGSGGGSGGGGEGGNGGGGGSGSGGGDGGNNGNGGSGGGSGGGGEGGNGGGGGSGSGGGDGGNNGNGGSGGGSGGGGEGGNGGGGGSGSGGGDGGNGGSGGSGGGSGGGGEGGNGGGGGSGSGGGDGGNNGNGGSGGGSGGGGEGGNGGGGGSGSGGGDGGNNGNGGSGGGSGGGGEGGNGGGGGSGSGGGDGGNNGNGGSGGGSGGGGEGGNGGGGGSGSGGGDGGNNGNGGSGGGSGGGGEGGNGGGGGSGSGGGDGGNGGSGGSGGGSGGGGDEDCQDNEVDCVYWAANNDCICKPTDGDCSWQYYVSATCPKSCGTCGNGGGGGDGGNGGGGGDGGNGGGGGDGGDGGNGGSIDGCVIDCSLGKYLPHPTDCRKFIQCAPYGPEEMPCAPGTVWNQQKLTCDHEWASPCVTGSYLTPEGLPCGGGSGGDGGNGGGGGDGGDGGNGGSIDGCVIDCSLGKYLPHPTDCRKFIQCAPYGPEEMPCAPGTVWNQQKLTCDHEWASLCVTGSYLTPEGLPCGGGSGGDGGNGGGGGDGGNGGGGGDGGNGGGGGDGGNGGGGGDGGNGGGGGDGGNGGGGGDGGNGGGGGDGGDGGNGGSISGCVIDCSLGKYLPHPTDCRKFIQCAPYGPEEMPCAPGTVWNQQKLTCDHEWASPCVTGSYLTPEGLPCGGGSGGDGGNVGGGGDGGNGGGGGDGGNGGGGGDGGNGGGGEDGGNGGGGGDGGNGGGGGDGGNGGGGGDGGNGGGGGDGGNEGGGGDGGNGGGGGDGGDGGNGGSIDGCVIDCSLGKYLPHPSDCRKFIQCAPYGPEEMPCAPGTVWNQQKLTCDHEWASPCVTGSYLTPEGLPCGGGSGGDGGNGGGGGDGGNGGGGGDGGNGGGGGDGGNGGGGGDGGNGGGGGDGGNGGGGGDGGDGGNGGSIDGCVIDCSLGKYLPHPTDCRKFIQCAPYGPEEMPCAPGTVWNQQKLTCDHEWASPCVTGSYLTPEGLPCGGGSGGDGGNGGGGGDGGNGGGGGDGGNGGGGGDGGNGGGGGDGGNGGGGGDGGNGGGGGDGGNGGGSGGGDGGNGGGGGDGGNGGGGGDGGNGGGGGDGGNGGGGGDGGNGGGGGDGGNGGGGGDGGNGGGGGDGGNGGGGGDGGNGGGDGGEDCPLSCPEKEGLFPHPRDCKKWIHCSHNIPFVKKCPFHLHFNPVQRVCDWPFRAQCIAAPDADCQIPEPVLPTEPPNVKPDICDCECCLRPHPEDCTAYYYCEPNASAEFHTCSEGLVFNPQLSQCVLQVDYPQCQPEKPPTCDPTCECLYPAHSCSEYYKCNGDGIPVKYECTGGLYFNDQKHTCDLPENVSCEERRKRSEIDPVTEQHYILPEECKDLQGMYAIRDRPSSYYLCSHGVAFEMRCPDGGVFSSKAKKCILRK; this is translated from the exons GATCCCCGACTCCGAACATACATATCTGTCACAGCCTGACCTGCCCTGAACAGGACGCCTTCTACGCGCACCCGACCTTCTGCACAGACTACGTCCACTGCGTCGCCGGCGTCCCATATGTCAAG AAATGCCCTTCAAACCTGAACTTCAACGCTGTGAAGGGGGCGTGCGACCACCCGAGGGACGCCCACTGCACGCCCTTCAAGACGTCCTGCGAGCTGACGAGCCCTTTCGTCCCAGGAGGCGTGACAGACGACCTCGTGACGTGTGACTGCGAAGGCCCCTGCATCAAGCCGCACCCGTACCGCTGCGATGCCTTCTACCACTGCGACGCT GCGGGCGTGGAGCACCTTACGAAGTGTCCCGGAGACTTGATGTTCAACGCGATGGTTGAACAATGTGATCTGCCGGAGAACACCAAATGTGAACCGGCGCCCTCCTGTTCCTGTGACAACTGCCGGTACCCTTCGTCCGAAAAGTGCTCTGCTTACTGGCTGT GTGAGGGTGGCCAAGCAGTTCAGCATTTCTGCAGTAACGGCCTTCTCTTCAACCGTGACACGTCACAGTGCGATCTGGCCATCAATGTAGACTGTAGCGAAGGGGCCTGGGAAGAAGGTGCTTTCCTGGAGACGGCCTGCGTTGACCGACGTTTGGACTGTCCAAAGTTTGTGAAGGATGGAGGGTGTCAGTGCAGTGGAAGTAACTGCGACTGGCAGTCGTTTGTTCTTAGGAACTGTCCAAAATCCTGTGGCAGCTGCAAAGTAAACAAAATGATTAGCAAGAGGACATTTGCCTTAGAAGAAAAAGGACTTAAAAGAAAGCATCATAgtagcaaagagtctggaagcaaggagtctggaagcaaagagtctggaagcaaggaatccggaagcaaagagtctggaagcaaagagtctggaagcaaagagtctggaagcaaggaatccggaagcaaagagtctggaagcaaagagtctggaagcaaggaatccggaagcaaagagtctggaagcaaagagtctggaagcaaggaatccggaagcaaagagtctggaagcaaggagtccggaagcaaagagtctggaagcaaggagtccggaagcaaagagtctggaagcaagGAGTCCGGAAGCAAGGAGTCCGggagcaaagagtctggaagtaATGAAAGCCACAAACCAGGCCATAGTCATGaatgtggtggtaatggtggatcTGGAagcggaggaggcggtggagacggtggaagcggaggaggcggtggagacggtggaagcggaggaggcggtggagacgGTGGAAGCGGTGGAGACGGTGGAAGCGGAGGAGGCGGTGGAAGCGGAGGAGACGGTGGAAacggaggagaaggtggaaacgGTGGAAACAACGGcaatggaggaagtggaggtggatcaggaggcggaggagaaggaggcaacgGTGTAGGTGGaggcagcggaagtggaggaggagacggtggGAATGGCggcagtggaggaagtggaggtggatcaggaggcggaggagaaggaggcaacggtggaggcggaggcagcggaagtggaggaggagacggtggAAACAACGGcaatggaggaagtggaggtggatcaggaggcggaggagaaggaggcaacggtggaggtggaggcagcggaagtggagggggagacggTGGAAACAACGGCAATGGAGGAAGTGGCGGTGGatcaggaggcggaggagaaggaggcaacggtggaggcggaggcagcggaagtggaggaggagacggtggAAATGGCggcagtggaggaagtggaggtggatcaggaggcggaggagaaggaggcaacggtggaggcggaggcagcggaagtggaggaggagacggtggAAACAACGGcaatggaggaagtggaggtggatcaggaggcggaggagaaggaggcaacggtggaggcggaggcagcggaagtggaggaggagacggtggAAACAACGGcaatggaggaagtggaggtggatcaggaggcggaggagaaggaggcaacggtggaggtggaggcagcggaagtggaggaggagacggtggAAACAACGGcaatggaggaagtggaggtggatcaggaggcggaggagaaggaggcaacggtggaggcggaggcagcggaagtggaggaggagacggcGGAAACAACGGcaatggaggaagtggaggtggatcaggaggcggaggagaaggaggcaacggtggaggcggaggcagcggaagtggaggaggagacggtggAAATGGCggcagtggaggaagtggaggtggatcaggaggcggaggagatgaAGACTGTCAAGATAACGAAGTGGACTGCGTGTACTGGGCAGCAAACAATGATTGCATATGCAAGCCCACAGATGGAGACTGCTCATGGCAATACTACGTGTCTGCAACATGTCCAAAGAGCTGTGGTACTTGTGGAaacggaggtggcggtggagacggcggaaacggaggtggcggtggagacggcggaaacggaggtggcggtggagacgGTGGTGATGGAGGAAATGGTGGAAGCATTGACGGTTGCGTCATTGACTGCTCCCTCGGAAAGTATCTGCCACATCCAACTGACTGCCGCAAGTTCATCCAGTGTGCCCCGTATGGTCCCGAAGAGATGCCTTGTGCTCCTGGAACGGTCTGGAACCAACAGAAACTCACCTGTGATCACGAATGGGCTTCTCCTTGTGTGACAGGCAGCTACTTGACTCCAGAAGGTCTACCatgtggaggaggtagtggtggagacggcggaaacggag gtggcggtggagacgGTGGTGATGGAGGAAATGGTGGAAGCATTGACGGTTGCGTCATTGACTGCTCCCTCGGAAAGTATCTGCCACATCCAACTGACTGCCGCAAGTTCATCCAGTGTGCCCCGTATGGTCCCGAAGAGATGCCTTGTGCTCCTGGAACGGTCTGGAACCAACAGAAACTCACCTGTGATCACGAATGGGCTTCTCTTTGTGTGACAGGCAGCTACTTGACTCCAGAAGGTCTACCatgtggaggaggtagtggtggagacggcggaaacggaggtggaggcggagacgGCGGAAACGGAG gtggcggcggagacggcggaaacggaggtggcggtggagacggcggaaacggag gtggcggtggagacggcggaaacggaggtggcggtggagacggcggaaacggaggtggaggcggagacggcggaaacggag gtggcggtggagacgGTGGTGATGGAGGAAATGGTGGAAGCATCAGCGGTTGCGTCATTGACTGCTCCCTCGGAAAGTATCTGCCACATCCAACTGACTGCCGCAAGTTCATCCAGTGTGCCCCGTATGGTCCCGAAGAGATGCCTTGTGCGCCTGGAACGGTCTGGAACCAACAGAAACTCACCTGTGATCACGAATGGGCTTCTCCTTGTGTGACAGGCAGCTACTTGACTCCAGAAGGTCTACCATGTGGAGGAGGTAGTGGCGGAGACGGCGGAAATGTAGGTGGAGGCGGAGACGGCGGAAACGGAGGTGGCGGCGGAGACGGCGGAAacggaggtggcggaggagacggcggaaacggaggtggaggcgaagacggcggaaacggaggtggcggtggagacggcggaaacggag gtggcggtggagacggcggaaatggaggtggcggtggagacggcggaaacggaggtggcggtggagacgGCGGAAATGAAGGTGGCGGTGGAGACGGCGGAaacggaggtggcggtggagacgGTGGTGATGGAGGAAATGGTGGAAGCATCGACGGTTGCGTCATTGACTGCTCCCTCGGAAAGTATCTGCCACATCCATCTGACTGCCGCAAGTTCATCCAGTGTGCCCCGTATGGTCCCGAAGAGATGCCTTGTGCTCCTGGAACGGTCTGGAACCAACAGAAACTCACCTGTGATCACGAATGGGCTTCTCCTTGTGTGACAGGCAGCTACTTGACTCCAGAAGGTCTACCatgtggaggaggtagtggtggagatggcggaaatggaggtggaggcggagacggcggaaacggaggtggcggcggagacggcggaaacggaggtggcggtggagacggcggaaacggag gtggcggtggagacggcggaaacggaggtggcggtggagacggcggaaacggaggtggcggtggagacgGTGGTGATGGAGGAAATGGTGGAAGCATTGACGGTTGCGTCATTGACTGCTCCCTTGGAAAGTATCTGCCACATCCAACTGACTGCCGCAAGTTCATCCAGTGTGCCCCGTATGGTCCCGAAGAGATGCCTTGTGCTCCTGGAACGGTCTGGAACCAACAGAAACTCACCTGTGATCACGAATGGGCTTCTCCTTGTGTGACAGGCAGCTACTTGACTCCAGAAGGTCTACCatgtggaggaggtagtggtggagacggcggaaacggaggtggaggcggagacggcggaaacggaggtggcggtggagacggcggaaacggaggtggcggtggagacggcggaaacggaggtggcggtggagacggcggaaacggaggtggcggaggagacggcggaaacggaggtggtggtggagacggcggaaacggaggtggaAGTGGCGGTGGAGATggcggaaacggaggtggaggtggagacggcggaaacggaggtggcggtggagacggtggaaacggaggtggcggtggagacggcggaaacggaggtggcggtggagacggcggaaacggaggtggcggtggagacggcggaaacggaggtggcggtggagacggcggaaacggaggtggcggtggagatggcggaaatggaggtggaggtggagacggcggaaacggaggtggtgatggaggtgaagaTTGTCCATTGTCGTGTCCAGAAAAAGAAGGTCTTTTCCCTCATCCCCGGGATTGTAAGAAATGGATTCATTGTTCCCACAACATACCTTTTGTCAAGAAGTGTCCCTTCCATCTTCATTTCAATCCCGTCCAACGAGTATGTGACTGGCCATTTAGAGCCCAGTGTATTGCTGCTCCTGATGCTGACTGTCAGATTCCAGAACCTGTGCTTCCCACAGAGCCCCCTAATGTAAAACCTGACATTTGTGACTGTGAATGCTGCCTCAGACCTCATCCAGAGGATTGCACAGCCTACTATTACTGTGAG CCAAACGCAAGCGCCGAATTCCACACCTGTTCCGAAGGGCTCGTGTTCAACCCGCAGTTAAGTCAGTGTGTTCTTCAAGTAGATTATCCGCAGTGTCAGCCTGAGAAACCTCCAACATGCGACCCTACATGTGAATGTCTGTACCCTGCTCACAGCTGCTCAGAATACTACAAAT GTAATGGCGATGGCATTCCTGTTAAATATGAGTGTACAGGAGGGCTTTACTTCAACGACCAGAAACACACGTGTGACCTCCCTGAAAATGTTTCCTGTGAGGAGCGACGTAAAAGAAGTGAAATAGACCCTGTAACGGAACAACACTACATCTTAC cggAGGAGTGTAAGGATCTGCAAGGAATGTATGCCATTAGAGACAGACCAAGTTCGTATTACCTTTGCAGTCACGGCGTAGCCTTTGAAATGCGGTGTCCAGATGGCGGCGTTTTCTCAAGCAAAGCCAAGAAATGCATCTTAAGGAAGTAA